Proteins encoded together in one Sceloporus undulatus isolate JIND9_A2432 ecotype Alabama chromosome 4, SceUnd_v1.1, whole genome shotgun sequence window:
- the SOCS6 gene encoding suppressor of cytokine signaling 6 → MKKISLKTIRKSFNLNKSKDESDFVVVTQPSLNDFGKDDSLFGSCYGKDLAGCDINSEDEKSGKNRSKSESLMGTLKRRLSAKQKQKGGKGSTPSVSSADDDTFSSSSAPITFKDVRTQRPLRSTSLRNHHYSPTPWPLRPTNSEETCIKMEVKVKALVHSSNPSPALNGVRKDFHDLQSDSMFQEQNNALKSTESQNGDLHLHIDEHVPVVIGLMPQDYIQYTVPLDEGMYPLEGSRSYCLDSSSPMEVSTSSQMGGGAFHEEEAPVSQDVVVAPDIFAEQSGLLIGTTGVMLQSPRVNQSDVPPLSPLLPPLQNNQIQRNFNGLNGTDVHVAESMRCHLNFDPNSAPGVGRVYDSVQNSGPMVVTSLTEELKKLAKQGWYWGPITRWEAEGKLANVPDGSFLVRDSSDDRYLLSLSFRSHGKTLHTRIEHSNGRFSFYEQPDVEGHTSIVDLIEHSIRDSENGAFCYSRSRLPGSTTYPVRLTNPVSRFMQVRSLQYLCRFVIRQYTRIDLIQKLPLPNKMKDYLQEKHY, encoded by the coding sequence ATGAAGAAGATTAGTCTCAAGACTATTCGTAAGTCTTTTAATTTAAATAAGAGCAAAGATGAAAGTGACTTTGTTGTAGTCACACAGCCGTCACTGAATGATTTTGGAAAAGATGACTCCTTGTTTGGGAGCTGCTATGGTAAAGATTTGGCTGGCTGTGACATCAATAGTGAAGATGAGAAAAGTGGGAAGAACAGATCAAAAAGTGAAAGCTTAATGGGTACGTTAAAAAGAAGACTTTcagcaaaacaaaagcagaaaggTGGCAAAGGTAGTACACCTTCTGTAAGTTCTGCTGATGATGATACCTTTTCGTCATCTTCTGCTCCAATAACCTTCAAAGATGTGAGAACTCAAAGACCTCTTAGATCCACATCCCTCCGAAATCATCATTATAGCCCAACTCCATGGCCTCTTCGTCCAACAAACTCGGAAGAAACATGTATAAAAATGGAAGTGAAAGTGAAAGCCTTGGTCCACTCATCAAATCCAAGTCCTGCACTGAATGGTGTTCGCAAAGATTTCCATGACTTGCAGTCAGACAGCATGTTCCAGGAAcaaaacaatgcattaaaaagtaCAGAATCTCAGAATGGAGATTTACATCTCCATATTGATGAACATGTGCCTGTAGTTATTGGACTTATGCCTCAGGACTACATTCAGTATACTGTGCCTTTAGATGAGGGAATGTATCCTTTGGAAGGATCACGTAGTTACTGTTTGGATAGTTCCTCACCCATGGAAGTTTCGACTTCTTCTCAGATGGGTGGTGGTGCATTTCATGAAGAGGAAGCTCCAGTGAGTCAAGATGTAGTAGTTGCTCCAGATATCTTTGCGGAACAAAGTGGTTTATTAATTGGTACCACAGGAGTCATGTTGCAAAGCCCAAGAGTTAATCAGAGTGATGTTCCTCCACTCTCTCCATTGCTACCTCCACTAcagaataatcaaatccaaagGAACTTCAATGGCTTGAATGGCACAGATGTCCATGTGGCGGAAAGTATGCGTTgccatttgaattttgatcccaaCTCTGCACCTGGGGTGGGAAGGGTCTATGATTCTGTACAAAACAGTGGCCCCATGGTTGTGACAAGTCTCACAGAAGAACTGAAAAAACTTGCAAAACAAGGATGGTACTGGGGTCCAATTACAAGATGGGAAGCAGAGGGAAAACTGGCCAATGTTCCCGATGGTTCATTTCTTGTACGAGACAGCTCTGATGACCGCTATCTTTTAAGCCTAAGTTTCCGTTCCCATGGTAAAACTCTTCATACTAGAATTGAACATTCAAATGGTAGATTTAGCTTTTATGAACAACCAGATGTGGAGGGACATACTTCTATAGTTGATTTAATTGAACACTCTATCAGGGACTCTGAAAATGGAGCATTTTGCTATTCAAGATCTCGATTGCCTGGATCTACAACGTATCCAGTCAGACTGACCAATCCAGTATCTCGTTTTATGCAGGTGCGCTCTTTGCAGTATCTGTGTCGCTTTGTTATACGCCAATATACCAGAATAGATTTGATTCAGAAACTGCCTTTGCCAAACAAAATGAAGGATTATTTACAAGAAAAGCACTACTGA